One Deltaproteobacteria bacterium DNA window includes the following coding sequences:
- a CDS encoding SDR family oxidoreductase: protein MASKGTALVTGASGGIGADLARELARSGFDLILVARSEGKLEDLGEELAKAHGISFHVLTSDLAAPDAAKKLVDELASRKLQVDVLVNNAGYALFGAFTETDAVDEAKMIQLNIMALTQLSKLLLPGMVERKSGRIMNVASTAAFQPGPLMAVHYATKAYVLSFSEAIAEELRGSGVSVTALCPGPTKSGFQARAKMEESKLVKGKAIMDSATVARAGVEGLLAGKAVVIPGAKNYWLAQSVRFMPRSVVVRAVKQAQEREGH, encoded by the coding sequence ATGGCTTCGAAGGGAACCGCGCTCGTCACGGGCGCGTCGGGCGGCATTGGCGCGGACCTCGCGCGCGAATTGGCTCGGAGCGGCTTCGATCTCATCCTCGTCGCGCGCAGCGAGGGCAAGCTCGAGGACCTCGGCGAGGAGCTCGCCAAGGCGCACGGCATTTCCTTCCATGTGCTGACTTCGGATTTGGCCGCGCCTGATGCCGCGAAGAAGCTCGTCGACGAGCTCGCGTCGCGCAAGCTGCAGGTCGACGTGCTCGTGAACAACGCGGGCTACGCGCTCTTCGGCGCCTTCACCGAGACAGACGCGGTCGACGAAGCGAAGATGATCCAGCTCAACATCATGGCCCTCACGCAGCTCTCGAAGCTGCTCTTGCCGGGCATGGTCGAGCGGAAAAGCGGGCGAATCATGAACGTGGCGTCGACGGCCGCGTTCCAGCCCGGGCCGCTCATGGCCGTGCACTACGCGACCAAGGCCTACGTGCTCAGCTTCAGCGAGGCCATCGCCGAGGAGCTTCGCGGGAGCGGCGTCAGCGTCACCGCGCTCTGCCCCGGCCCGACGAAGTCCGGCTTCCAGGCGCGCGCGAAGATGGAGGAATCCAAGCTCGTGAAGGGCAAGGCCATCATGGATTCCGCGACCGTCGCGCGCGCCGGCGTCGAGGGCTTGCTCGCTGGCAAGGCCGTCGTCATTCCTGGCGCGAAGAACTACTGGCTTGCGCAGTCCGTTCGGTTCATGCCCCGCAGCGTCGTGGTGCGCGCGGTGAAGCAAGCGCAGGAGCGGGAAGGGCATTGA